The following are encoded in a window of Colletotrichum lupini chromosome 3, complete sequence genomic DNA:
- a CDS encoding glycosyl hydrolase family 43 translates to MLVYFVFLQYLAWAAAQINFTNPIIWQDLPDIDLIRHGDAYYYSASTFQFSPGAVILRSYDLVNWEYLSHSVPSLEFGNTEGFDLVSGPGQRYNQGIFASYFNYRKSTDTFYWGGCIVGDWKTYVYTAPAVEGPWTQSSVIDIYLYDAGMLIDDDDTMYVAHGNTNISVAQLSDDGLRVVRNEIVFNSTEELGYIEGSRFYKRNGAWYLWIVKPVPDQIVLKSTTGPFGPYEWRWVLQSNGNPVPGAGNPHQGALASTPDDKWHYIAHLEAYPGGRIPVLAPVHWDDDGWPHVDFVDGQWSSSYPYPLPEHPVKPITGTDKFETLGPQYQWNHNPDNSAWAINNGLELHTATVTNDFFRARNTLTHRILGPQSTLTVELDYSRMADGDRAGVVLFRYAAAWIGIIKSGNSTRVAMVNNILMIPDDGWHTVNKGDEIASVEVSGAIVSLRLEVGVNSFSNQEGRFSYSTDGVNFEPLGEPHEEIDRGILHFMGYRYGVFNYATLARGGAVTVKSLSIHE, encoded by the coding sequence ATGCTCGTCTACTTCGTCTTCCTCCAGTACTTGGCCTGGGCTGCAGCCCAGATCAACTTCACCAACCCGATCATCTGGCAAGATCTCCCAGACATCGACCTAATCCGCCACGGCGACGCATACTACTATTCCGCCTCAACCTTTCAATTCTCACCCGGAGCAGTCATCCTACGCTCTTACGACCTCGTCAACTGGGAATACCTCTCCCACTCGGTACCAAGTCTGGAATTTGGCAACACAGAGGGCTTTGATCTCGTCTCCGGCCCTGGGCAGCGCTACAATCAGGGAATCTTTGCATCCTACTTCAACTACCGCAAGAGCACCGACACGTTCTACTGGGGAGGATGCATCGTGGGCGACTGGAAGACTTATGTCTACACCGCGCCCGCCGTGGAAGGCCCCTGGACACAGAGCTCCGTCATCGATATCTATCTCTACGACGCAGGCATGCTCATAGACGACGACGATACGATGTACGTAGCGCACGGCAACACCAACATCTCAGTTGCTCAGTTGAGCGATGATGGCCTACGTGTTGTCAGAAACGAGATCGTCTTCAATTCGACAGAGGAGCTCGGCTACATCGAAGGATCCCGTTTCTACAAGAGGAACGGCGCCTGGTACCTCTGGATCGTCAAGCCAGTCCCGGACCAAATCGTGCTCAAGTCTACAACTGGACCGTTCGGACCCTATGAGTGGAGATGGGTACTGCAAAGCAATGGAAATCCAGTTCCAGGCGCGGGCAACCCGCACCAAGGCGCTCTCGCTAGCACGCCCGACGACAAGTGGCATTACATCGCGCACCTCGAAGCGTACCCAGGAGGCCGCATTCCCGTCCTCGCACCCGTCCACTGGGACGACGACGGTTGGCCTCACGTGGATTTTGTGGATGGGCAGTGGTCGAGCTCCTATCCCTACCCTCTCCCAGAGCACCCAGTCAAGCCCATCACCGGCACAGACAAGTTCGAAACACTCGGTCCTCAATATCAATGGAACCATAATCCAGATAACTCGGCATGGGCTATCAACAACGGCCTCGAGCTCCATACGGCGACTGTCACGAACGACTTCTTCCGCGCTCGGAATACACTCACGCATCGTATCCTTGGGCCCCAGTCTACTCTCACTGTGGAACTCGATTACTCGCGGATGGCGGATGGCGATCGGGCGGGTGTTGTCCTCTTCCGCTACGCTGCCGCTTGGATTGGGATCATCAAGAGTGGAAACAGCACAAGGGTAGCGATGGTGAACAACATTCTGATGATTCCGGATGATGGATGGCATACTGTCAACAAGGGCGACGAGATTGCGAGTGTGGAGGTGAGTGGTGCTATAGTTTCGTTGCGCCTCGAGGTTGGCGTCAACTCGTTCTCTAACCAGGAAGGACGGTTTTCTTACAGCACTGATGGTGTCAACTTTGAGCCTCTCGGTGAGCCACACGAGGAGATTGACCGTGGCATCCTCCACTTCATGGGGTATCGGTATGGCGTCTTTAACTATGCCACACTTGCCCGAGGTGGCGCTGTCACTGTCAAGTCTCTTAGCATCCACGAGTAG
- a CDS encoding nucleotide sugar dehydrogenase produces the protein MAASFARTTLITTDSSSTVGSMVSESPALSAGHSDAASGTGTPNSSPPASRPRSPELKHHESLDASDLEPLEPLNVKNVCFVGAGFVGGPTAALIALHNPDLTVNVVDLNADRIAAWNSPHLPIHEAGLPKIVRISRDGTNEATAFLPSVSNSVKIAPRKPNLTFTTDVQRCIGEADIVLICVNTPTKTYGLGAGYTADLSALEGASETVAKYAKDGAVIVEKSTVPTGTARMIREIMAQYQPDAEFEIVSNPEFLAEGTAVRDLMHPDRILIGSSTTPAGIRAANALKSVYAAWVPEQKILTVNTWSSELTKLVANAMLAQRISSINSISALCEELGADVQEISQGIGADTRLGKKFLHAGVGFGGSCFEKDILNLAYMARTLHLDTVADYWMGVLDINKYQRERFAQKVHRALNGNLRRKKVAILGFAFKENTNDTRNSIAVHIITELAHEMPNEIAIFDPGCDPVEVMEEVRQSIPDERVVERVKVHTNWRDTVHGSSAICILTPWYHFRYPKQAQTTARRSSVWSSPEASREEAKAFIKDTLSEMDIVELEKFVSRTSTNTPTDPLKRMKAEAECQEGCKGCNFDAANEDLGDPVDWEWAASVMKRPRLVLDGRNVVSVPDLEKLGFQVQGIGKGLVI, from the exons ATGGCTGCAAGCTTTGCTCGTACAACCCTCATCACCACAGACTCATCCTCAACCGTCGGCAGTATGGTTTCCGAATCACCGGCCCTCAGCGCAGGCCACTCAGATGCTGCTTCTGGCACCGGAACGCCGAACTCCTCCCCTCCCGCTTCTAGGCCTCGCAGCCCCGAGCTGAAGCATCACGAATCGCTGGATGCCTCAGATCTGGAACCCCTTGAGCCATTGAACGTCAAGAACGTTTGCTTCGTTGGCGCTGGTTTTGTTG GTGGCCCTACTGCGGCTTTGATCGCCCTGCACAACCCCGACCTTACCGTGAACGTCGTGGACCTCAATGCCGACCGTATCGCCGCATGGAACTCTCCCCATCTCCCTATCCACGAGGCTGGACTTCCCAAGATCGTCCGCATCTCTCGTGATGGTACCAATGAGGCGACAGCCTTCCTCCCCTCAGTCAGCAACTCCGTGAAGATTGCTCCTCGCAAGCCCAACCTCACCTTCACAACCGACGTCCAGCGATGCATCGGCGAAGCAGACATTGTTCTCATTTGCGTCAACACGCCTACTAAGACCTACGGACTCGGTGCCGGCTACACTGCCGATCTGAGCGCTCTAGAAGGAGCGTCTGAGACTGTCGCCAAGTATGCAAAGGATGGTGCTGTCATTGTTGAGAAGAGCACAGTACCTACAGGTACTGCTCGCATGATTCGCGAAATT ATGGCCCAGTACCAGCCCGACGCCGAATTCGAGATTGTCTCGAACCCCGAGTTCCTTGCCGAGGGAACCGCAGTGCGCGACCTTATGCACCCCGACCGCATTCTGATCGGCAGCTCTACCACTCCTGCTGGCATTCGGGCTGCCAACGCCCTCAAGAGCGTTTACGCCGCCTGGGTTCCCGAGCAGAAAATTTTGACCGTCAACACTTGGTCCAGCGAGTTGACCAAGCTGGTAGCCAACGCAATGCTTGCTCAGCGTATCAGCAGCATCAACAGCATCAGTGCTCTCTGCGAGGAGCTCGGTGCCGACGTGCAGGAGATTAGCCAGGGTATCGGCGCGGACACTCGCTTGGGCAAGAAGTTCCTCCACGCAGGTGTTGGATTCGGTGGTTCTTGCTTCGAGAAGGATATCCTCAACCTGGCCTACATGGCCCGTACTCTCCACTTGGACACCGTCGCCGACTACTGGATGGGTGTCCTTGATATCAACAAGTACCAGCGTGAGCGTTTTGCCCAGAAGGTTCACCGCGCTCTCAACGGCAACCTGCGCCGCAAGAAGGTGGCCATCCTCGGATTTGCCTTCAAGGAGAACACCAACGATACCCGCAACAGTATTGCTGTGCACATCATCACTGAGCTGGCTCACGAGATGCCCAACGAAATCGCAATCTTCGACCCTGGCTGTGACCCTGTCGAGGTGATGGAGGAGGTTCGTCAGTCTATTCCAGACGAGCGTGTCGTTGAGCGTGTCAAGGTCCACACCAACTGGAGAGACACCGTCCACGGCTCGAGTGCGATCTGTATTCTTACCCCCTGGTACCATTTCCGGTACCCGAAGCAGGCCCAGACTACTGCTCGTCGCTCGTCTGTCTGGAGCAGCCCCGAGGCGTCCCGCGAAGAGGCCAAGGCTTTCATCAAGGATACTCTGTCCGAGATGGACATTGTCGAACTTGAGAAATTTGTTTCTCGCACCAGCACCAACACGCCGACGGATCCATTGAAGCGCATGAAGGCCGAGGCTGAGTGTCAGGAAGGCTGCAAGGGTTGCAACTTCGATGCCGCCAACGAAGACTTGGGCGACCCGGTGGACTGGGAGTGGGCAGCGTCGGTCATGAAGCGCCCTCGTCTTGTGCTCGATGGGCGTAACGTCGTCTCCGTTCCCGACCTTGAGAAGCTTGGGTTCCAGGTCCAGGGCATCGGTAAGGGACTGGTCATCTAA